One genomic window of Halogeometricum rufum includes the following:
- a CDS encoding DUF7120 family protein has protein sequence MPIVEVTLPDELLTDFENLVDEEFVSEEQAVEELLSMGIDAYNVNVVDESTPGDDFMDGAENNLFDTADDPGGLDDDRL, from the coding sequence ATGCCAATCGTGGAAGTGACGCTCCCCGACGAGTTGTTGACCGACTTCGAGAACCTCGTCGACGAGGAGTTCGTGAGCGAGGAACAGGCGGTCGAAGAACTGCTGAGCATGGGTATCGACGCCTACAACGTCAACGTCGTCGACGAGTCCACCCCCGGCGACGACTTCATGGACGGCGCAGAGAACAACCTGTTCGACACCGCGGACGACCCCGGCGGCCTCGACGACGACCGCCTCTGA
- a CDS encoding cadherin-like beta sandwich domain-containing protein translates to MDRQRDTARVPLNALRRQVAEAAGVSASLVEIEGVEVDENALEVSYSLPAGDAPMIEVVVEHPDGRSDSTLVELREPAGLKVYGEAIRIEYAGRDSETGDVLVTVDQRRDDDWVTLLGCGQMWAVETERDGEPVRVTCHAETPTRPGDDAPE, encoded by the coding sequence ATGGACAGACAACGTGACACCGCCCGAGTCCCCCTCAACGCGCTCCGACGACAGGTGGCAGAGGCCGCGGGCGTCTCCGCGTCACTCGTCGAAATCGAAGGGGTGGAGGTCGACGAGAACGCGTTAGAGGTGTCGTACTCCCTGCCCGCCGGCGACGCGCCGATGATCGAAGTCGTCGTCGAACACCCCGACGGGCGAAGCGACTCGACGCTGGTCGAACTCCGCGAACCCGCGGGGCTGAAGGTGTACGGCGAGGCGATTCGCATCGAGTACGCCGGGCGGGACAGCGAGACGGGCGACGTCCTCGTGACCGTGGACCAACGACGCGACGACGACTGGGTGACGCTCCTCGGGTGCGGCCAGATGTGGGCCGTCGAGACGGAACGGGACGGCGAACCGGTCCGCGTGACCTGTCACGCCGAGACGCCGACGCGCCCCGGCGACGACGCGCCCGAGTAG